One segment of Ricinus communis isolate WT05 ecotype wild-type chromosome 8, ASM1957865v1, whole genome shotgun sequence DNA contains the following:
- the LOC8285336 gene encoding 40S ribosomal protein S25-2 — MAPKKDKAPPPSSKPAKSGGGKQKKKKWSKGKQKEKVNNMVLFDQATYDKLLSEAPKYKLITPSILSDRLRVNGSLARRAIRELMARGLIRMVSAHASQQIYTRATNT; from the exons ATG GCACCAAAGAAGGATAAGGCACCACCACCATCATCAAAGCCGGCAAAATCAGGAGGAGggaaacagaagaagaagaagtggaGCAAAGGAAAGCAGAAGGAGAAGGTTAACAATATGGTTTTGTTTGATCAAGCTACTTATGATAAGCTTCTCTCTGAAGCTCCTAAGTATAAGCTTATCACTCCCTCTATTCTCTCTGATCGTTTAAGG GTCAATGGATCACTTGCAAGGAGGGCAATAAGAGAATTGATGGCAAGAGGTTTGATCAGGATGGTATCTGCACATGCCAGCCAGCAGATCTACACTAGGGCCACAAACACCTAG